TCAACAGCGCGCCGAAGCTGCTCGAACGCCTCTCGACATTGACCGAGCGGCTGACCGAGGTGCTTTCGGACGAGAACCAGAAGTCGATCGCCGGCATCCTCAAGAATGTCGATCGCCTGTCCGGTTCGCTGGCCGATCGCGGGCCGGAGATCGCCGCGACCCTGGCGGAGACGCGCATCGCGATCCGGCAGGCCGGCACCGCCGCCGAACAGATCGGCAAGCTGGCGGGCACCACCAACGACCTGCTCGACAAGGAAGGCCGTCCGCTGGTCGGCGATCTGCGCGAGGCGGTTGCGGCGGCGAAGAAGAGCATGGAGAATCTCGACGGCGCGATCACCGCGGCGCGGCCCGGCATCGACAATTTCTCGCGGCGCACATTGCCCGAGGTCGGCCAGCTCGTGCGCGACCTGCGCGAAATGTCGGAAGCGCTGACCGCGGTTGCCGGTCGCATCGATCGCGGCGGTGCCGGATCGCTGATCGGATCGCCGAAATTGCCGGATTACGAGCCAGGAAAGGGCGACCAGAAATGACCAGATCGCTGCTCGCCCTCGCCGCTGCGCTGGCGCTTGGCGGATGCATCAGCTTCGGGGAGGATCCGCCCCCCTCGCTGCTGACCCTGTCCGCCACCTCCAGCGTGGCGCCCGGCAAGATCCTCACCGCCAAGCCCGACGCCGCGATCGCGGTGCTGGTGCCGCGCGTGCCCGCAGCGCTCGCCACCACCCGCGTGCCGGTGCAGTCGGGCGCGACGCAGGTCGCCTATCTGAAGGAAGCGGTGTGGGTGGAAGCGCCCGCGCGGCTGTTCGAACGGCTGCTGGAAGAGACGATCGGTGCGCGCACCGGCCGCGTCGTCATCGGCCCGCGCGACTATGCCGGCGCGCCGGGCATGCGGCTGTCGGGCGAACTCCAGAATTTCGGGCTCGACGCGACGCGGATGGAAGCGGTCGTCACCTATGACGCGGTGCTCCAGCGCGACGGCAGCGACGAGGTGATGACCCGCCGTTTCGAAGCGCGCGTGCCCGCGGGCGAGGCCAAGCCGGAACCGGTGGGCCGTGCGATCAACGAGGCTGCGAACAAGGTTGCCGACGAGGTGACCGCGTGGCTGGCCGAAGCGACTTCGTGACCGGGCCGAGCGGGCAGCCCCAAGCTTCATCATTCCGACGATGACGTGACCGACCCGGCGGCGCAAACCGCCGCCGGCAAAGGCCGCCGGCAGAATCAGCCCGCGGCGCGGCGCCGTGCAAAGGCCTGGGTGCCGCGGGTTATCACCCGATCCTCCGGCAGGATCGTGTCGATCTCGATATCGGGCAGCGATTCCAGCGCATCGTAAACGGGCGCGAAATCGGTGCCGGCGGTGCGCGCCAGCAGATCCTCGAAACTGTCGATCACGAAATAATTCTGCTGATAATCGTCGATGCGATACCGGGTGCGCATCACCCGCTGCAGATCGAACGCGATCCGGTGCGGCGAGGGATCGTCGAGCGCGAACAGCGATTCGCCATAGGAGGAGACGATGCCGGCGCCGTACAGCCTGAGCGCGTCGCCGTCGCGGATCAGCCCGAATTCGACCGTGTACCAGTAGAGCCGCGAGAATTGCGGCAGCATGCCGCGCGCCAGCGCCATCTGGCCGCCGCGGCCATAGGCCTGCATATAATCGGCGAACACCGGGTTGGCGAGCAACGGCACATGCCCGAACACGTCGTGGAAGACGTCCGGTTCCTGCAGATAGTCGATCTGGTCGGGCGTGCGGATGAAGCGGCCGGCGACGAAGCGGCGGTTGGCGAGATGATCGAAGAACACATCGTCGGGCACCAGCCCGGGCACCGCGACCACCTGCCAGCCGGTGGCGCGCATCAGCCGCTCCGAAAGCTCGGCGAAATCGGGGATGCCGGGGCGCGACATGCGCAGCACGTCGAGCCCGTCGAGGAAGGCGGGCGCGACCCGGCCGGGCAGCATCGCCTGCTGGCGGGCGAACAGCCGATCCCACATCGCATGCTCGTCGGGCGTGTAGCGCGCCCAATCCTGCGGGATGGTCCAATCGGCCGCGGCCGCGGGCGGCCGGGGGGAGGTGGCAGCGTCCATGCGGAACAATATAGCGGAGGACGCGCGAAAATTCATTTCAGATTCCGCGGTCCTGGCGCATGAATGACGGCATTCTTTCGATAATCGCGCGGATGATGAAACAGATGGTTCAGTTCGATCCGGTCGACCGCCGCATCCTCGCCGAACTGCAGCGCGACGGCGCGCTCAGCCATGCCGAGCTTGCGGCGCGTGTCGGCGCCTCCCCCGCATCCTGCTGGCGGCGGATCAAGGCGCTGGAGACGGCCGGGGTGCTGCGCGGCACGGTGCGGCTGGTCGATCCCGAAAAGGTCGGCCGCGGCGTCAACGTGTTCTGCAACATCCGCATGCGCACCCATTCGCGCGACGATGTCGCGCTGTTCGAAGCGTTCGTGCAGGATCGCGCCGAGGTGCTCGAATGCTATTCGATGTCGGGCGACTGGGATTATCTTCTGCGCATCGTGGCGGCGGACGTGGCGGACCTCGAACGCTTCCTGATGCGCACCTTGCGCGAGCATCCGTCGGTGGGCGCCACCTCATCCCATTTCGCACTGGCGCAGACCAAGTACAGCACGGCCTATCCGGTGTGATCGCGCGACGCCGCGGCCTGTGCAGCGCGCCGGCTTGCTTCTAGAAGCCGGGGCCTGTTGTTCGAGGGAGATTGATCGATGACCATCGCCGGACGCCGCGGCCTCGCGGCCGCCGCTCTCGCCACGCTGGCTGCCGCACCCGCCGCGCACGCCCAGGCGCAACCGGCCGCACCATCGCTGGGCGGCCCGGTGATCCCGGGGCTGTGCATGCTGTCGATCGAGACGATGATCACCACCTCCAAGGTCGGCGTCGCCACCGAGGCGCGGCTGAAGGAGCTGGCGACGCAGGCGCAGACCGAGGTCGACACGCAGCGCCGGCCGATCGAGGCCGAGATCAAGGCGTTCCAGACCGCGGCGGCCGGGCTGAAGCCCGAGGATCGCGCCGCGCGCCAGCGGGCGCTGGCCACCAAGCTGCAACCGATCGAGGCGGTCGCGCAGCAGCGCACGCGCGAGTTGCAGGCGACGCGGGTCAAGGCGCTGCAGCGGATCAGCACCGACGCGCAGCCGGTGATCGCGCAGGTCTACAAGCAGAAGAATTGCGGGCTGCTGATCAACCGCGGCAGCGTGCTGGGCGGCAACACCGCCAACGACCTGACCGCCGCGGTGGTGCAGGGGCTGGACGCCAAGGTCAGCACGGCGAGCTTCAACCGCGAAGTGCTGCCGGCGGCGGCCCCGGCCGCGCCGCAGCGTTAAGGG
The window above is part of the Sphingomonas sanxanigenens DSM 19645 = NX02 genome. Proteins encoded here:
- a CDS encoding MlaD family protein translates to METRSNQVLVGSVVLILLAATAIFTVWLARLGGGVEKNYDIFFKQSVDGLAKGSAVSFSGVPSGQVTEIRLWQPDPQFVRVRIAVKEEVPILEGTTATIQGVGFTGVSQIQLDGATKGAKPIAEIGPGGVPVIPTKPGALGELLNSAPKLLERLSTLTERLTEVLSDENQKSIAGILKNVDRLSGSLADRGPEIAATLAETRIAIRQAGTAAEQIGKLAGTTNDLLDKEGRPLVGDLREAVAAAKKSMENLDGAITAARPGIDNFSRRTLPEVGQLVRDLREMSEALTAVAGRIDRGGAGSLIGSPKLPDYEPGKGDQK
- a CDS encoding ABC-type transport auxiliary lipoprotein family protein; this encodes MTRSLLALAAALALGGCISFGEDPPPSLLTLSATSSVAPGKILTAKPDAAIAVLVPRVPAALATTRVPVQSGATQVAYLKEAVWVEAPARLFERLLEETIGARTGRVVIGPRDYAGAPGMRLSGELQNFGLDATRMEAVVTYDAVLQRDGSDEVMTRRFEARVPAGEAKPEPVGRAINEAANKVADEVTAWLAEATS
- the phhA gene encoding phenylalanine 4-monooxygenase, with product MNFRASSAILFRMDAATSPRPPAAAADWTIPQDWARYTPDEHAMWDRLFARQQAMLPGRVAPAFLDGLDVLRMSRPGIPDFAELSERLMRATGWQVVAVPGLVPDDVFFDHLANRRFVAGRFIRTPDQIDYLQEPDVFHDVFGHVPLLANPVFADYMQAYGRGGQMALARGMLPQFSRLYWYTVEFGLIRDGDALRLYGAGIVSSYGESLFALDDPSPHRIAFDLQRVMRTRYRIDDYQQNYFVIDSFEDLLARTAGTDFAPVYDALESLPDIEIDTILPEDRVITRGTQAFARRRAAG
- a CDS encoding Lrp/AsnC family transcriptional regulator, whose translation is MKQMVQFDPVDRRILAELQRDGALSHAELAARVGASPASCWRRIKALETAGVLRGTVRLVDPEKVGRGVNVFCNIRMRTHSRDDVALFEAFVQDRAEVLECYSMSGDWDYLLRIVAADVADLERFLMRTLREHPSVGATSSHFALAQTKYSTAYPV
- a CDS encoding OmpH family outer membrane protein, translated to MTIAGRRGLAAAALATLAAAPAAHAQAQPAAPSLGGPVIPGLCMLSIETMITTSKVGVATEARLKELATQAQTEVDTQRRPIEAEIKAFQTAAAGLKPEDRAARQRALATKLQPIEAVAQQRTRELQATRVKALQRISTDAQPVIAQVYKQKNCGLLINRGSVLGGNTANDLTAAVVQGLDAKVSTASFNREVLPAAAPAAPQR